Within the Rhodomicrobium lacus genome, the region AAGCCGGACTACGCCGGAGCCTATGTCGGCCGTGGCAATGTCTACAAGGACCAGCGCAATTATCCGTTGGCCGTGGCAGACTTCACCAAGGCCATAGAACTCAAGCCCGACGATCCCGCGCCGTATTACAGCCGCGGCCTGATCCATCAGGCCATGAACGATCACCGCAACGCGCTGGACGATCTGAACGTCGCCGTGAATTACCGGCCCGACGCGCCCGACCCGCACTTCGCGCGCGGCCAGAGCTTCATGGTCATGCAGGATTACAAGAAGGCGTTCGAGGACTTCCAGGTCGCCGGGACCAACAAGGTCAACAATTACGAGGCGTGGGCGGCGGCTGGTCAGGCTGCGGAAGCCATGGGCGACCGCAAGGAAGCCGCAGTCGCCTACAAGCGCGCGCTTCAAATCAATCGGGAAAGCCGCGTCGCTTATGAGGGCCTGCGCCGCGTCGGCGGCGAAGACGCGTAAATGCATCCGGTCAGAGCCGCATCTGGCGGGGCGACCCGCGATGAGCGCGCTCGAAAAGTTTGGTGTATTTTCTCTTCATCGGACGCAGCGCTTCCCGGCACCCTTGCGGGTGCCGTCGGCTGAGCGCAATCAATTCCGGACACGCACGCCGGGCTCTGCGGAGCTACGCGCTGGCGTACACAGGCCGATGACGCCCTATGACGCGAGCGTCGCAGATCGATTGAAAGCAATCAGCTTGAGACCGCGTCCCGAGCGGGAGGCATGTTCATCAGGTCTACATTGCGAGGCTGCGATGCGCTCTTTGGGCATTCGCGCTCGTTCTCCGCGAGCTTGTCAGCAGGAAAGAAGACCGGGACGCCACCCCACTTTCGCAGCCGATTCCGAAGGGACGCTCGGCTTTGTGTCTTTCTCGGACCGCCAGCAACCGGCAGTCAGGCGATGATATCGGGCAGAAGCTGATCCTCAAAACGCGCGATCTTGTCCTTGAGAAAGAGCTTGCGCTTCTTGAGACGCGTAAGACGCAGCTGGTCGCGATCCGGAGCGCTCTCAAGCGCCGTGATCGCATCGTCCAGATCGCGATGTTCCTGTCTGAGCTGTGCGAGTTTCTGGCGCACACCTCCATCTTCCGAAGTGTTCATCAAACCCCCGGGGATGACGCCAAAAATACTCGGCCCCGAAAAATCGCTTACGAATTTCATCATAGCACGAATCCCGAATTTCCGAAAAAGCGCAATCTCCTCGATCCGTAACGTGTAGCACGGATTGGAAAGATTCTCATGGGATTTTGAAGACGGTCGAAGGAATTTGTTAAGATATGGCGCAAATTTGCAAGGGATTTCAGGTTGCCGGTTATGCGTCATGCAACCGCGTCACGGTTTGGCGCCAATTATGTCATTTTTTCGCCGTAAATTGGGTTTGCCATAGGAGGGTTAAACAAAAGTGGAGGCCGGAAATGAGCCTTATTGCGCATATCGAGGAA harbors:
- a CDS encoding tetratricopeptide repeat protein translates to MTAGVVCLAGFSLAACETPGVSDQRAADRLNNPQVDPRNNIASISQVLAKNPRDASALNLRGTAYGQAGDGERAIADFTAAIQINPQFYQAYNNRALIYLKMGRYDAALADYNQALAIKPDYAGAYVGRGNVYKDQRNYPLAVADFTKAIELKPDDPAPYYSRGLIHQAMNDHRNALDDLNVAVNYRPDAPDPHFARGQSFMVMQDYKKAFEDFQVAGTNKVNNYEAWAAAGQAAEAMGDRKEAAVAYKRALQINRESRVAYEGLRRVGGEDA
- a CDS encoding YdcH family protein — its product is MNTSEDGGVRQKLAQLRQEHRDLDDAITALESAPDRDQLRLTRLKKRKLFLKDKIARFEDQLLPDIIA